GGCCGCCCGGGCCCGCTACTTCGAGACCATCGCCACCCTCTGGCGGGCCGTCCAGACCGGCGGTCCGATCCCGATCACCGACCGAGCCAACCTGCGCCTGGCCTGCGCCCACGCCGCCCAGGCCTGCGCCGAGGCGACCCGCCGGGTCTATGACCTGGGCGGCGGGGCGGCGGTCTTCCTGGACAGCCCGCTGCAACGGCGGTTCCGCGACGCCCATGTGATGACCCACCACATCATGGTCGCCCCGTCGGTGTTCGAGCTGGCCGGCCGGGTGCTGCTTGGCCTGCCGACCCGCGACGCCCTGCTGTAGTCCTGGGATCACGCTGTTCGCCCCATTTCAGGGGGGCGGCAACCGCTTGGTTATCGAGGCGTTTGAAGCCCATCGGACCCCGGGACGGGGAGGTCCGCAGGGGGCGGCGTCATGCCGCCTGGGAACCGCCTGGAGCAAGACCAATGAAATCCAAAAAGACCATCACCATCGCGCTCGCCAGCATCCTGGTGGCGAGCACGGCCATCCCGGCCACCGCCCTGGCGCAATACCGCCGTGCGACGCCGGCCCCCGCGCCGACTCCGGCCCAGACCTATGAGCAATGGCTGGACCAGCAGGAAGACTACCGCCGCGAGCAGCAGGAATACGAGGCGGCTCGCCGCGAGTGGCAGCAACGCGAAGCGGCGTACCAGCAGCGCCAGGCCAGCTATCAGCAGCGCCGCGCGGACTACGAGCAGCGCCGCGCCCAGTGGGAACGCGACCGCGCCGAATATGACCGCCGCAACGGCTACGGCGCCTATGTCCGTCGCTACGGCGACTGGCGCTATGATCCCGATGGCCGCACCGCCGGTGGTTACGGCAACGATCGCGGCGGCTATGGCAACGACCGTGGCGGCCGCGACTATTACGCCGACTGGCGCGACGAGCGCTGTGAACGCCGCGAGGACCGCAGCAAGGTGGTCGGCGGCCTGATCGGCGCCCTGGCCGGCGCCGCCATCGGCAACAATGTCGCCGCCACCAACAGCCAGACCGAAGGCACCGTGCTCGGCGCCCTGGTCGGCGGGGCCATCGGCGCCAACATCGGCGACAAGGTCGCCGACTGCGACGACGACGGCTACTACTACACCTACGCCCAGACCTACGAGTACCGCGAGCCGCGCTATCGCTCCGGCGAGCGCAGCGGGCGCTATGACCGTAGCTGGTACATCAACAACCGTTGCCGGCTGGCCGTCGCGCCGACCGAGTACGGCGGCCGCAGCGACTACCGCTACGTCCGGGTCTGCCCCGACCGTCGCGGCCGCTACCGCATCACCGGCTAACCGCCGGCGATCCCTGTGAAGGGAAGGGCCGTCCTATTGGGCGGCCCTTTTCTCGCGCGCGCCCCAAAAAACAGCAGGGGAAGTGATCAATTCGCCGCCACGTAGGCGTCGATAGCCTGCAGGTGCAGCGCCACCCGTTCCTCGTCGAGGAAGCTGCCGGTGAAGCTGTTCCGCGCCAGCAGAACCAGTTCCTCCTTCGTCAGCCCCAGCGAGCCCGCCACCGCCCGGTAGTTGTCGCCGACATAGCCGCCGAAATAGGCCGGATCGTCACTGTTGATGGTGGCGTGGAGGCCAAGGTCCAGCATCCGCTTGAGGGGATGCCTGGTCATGTCCTCGACCACGCACAGCTTGTGGTTCGACAGCGGGCAGACGGTCAGGGTCATGTCCATCGCCGCCAGCCGCGCGGTCAGGGCGGCGTCCTCCAGGCTGCGGTTGCCGTGGTCGATACGGTCGACCTTGAGGAGGTCCAACGCCTCCCAGACATACTCCGGCGGCCCTTCCTCGCCGGCGTGGGCGACCTTGAGCAGGCCCCGCTCGCCGGCCGCCTTGTAGACGTTCGCGAACTTCGACGGCGGATGGCCGACTTCCGAGCTGTCGAGGCCGACGCCGGCGATACGGTCCAGGTACGGCTCGGCCGCGCGCAGGGTGTCGAAGGCCGCGTCCTCTTCAAGGTGGCGCAGGAAACAGAGGATCAGCTTGCTGCTGATCCCGTGCTTTGTCTCCGCCGTGCGCATCCCGGCCAGCAGGCCGTCGGCGGCGACGCTGAACGGCAGGCCGCGGTCGGTGTGGGTCTGGGGGTCGAAGAAGATCTCGGCATGGACCCCGCCGTCGGCCGCCAGCCGGTCGAAATAGGCCACCGCCAGATCGTGGAAGTCTTCCTCGGTCTGCAGCACGCCGGCCCCCTGGTAGTAGATGTCCAGGAAGTCCTGCAGGTTGGAGAACTCATAGGCCGCCCGCACGTCCTCCACCGACTTGAACGGCATGTCGACGCGGTTGCGACGACCGAACTCGAACATCTGCTCGGGCTCCAGGCTGCCTTCGATGTGCAGATGCAGTTCGGCCTTGGGCAGGCCGGCGATGAAGGCGTCGAGGTCGGACATCAAGGAAACTCCAGTCGGAACAAGGATTTCGCCCGCCAGACCGTCGCCGGTCAAGTCATGCAAAATGTCGGCTATCCGACAGTATAGTTGTGGTATCCAAAGCGTGAATGTTGAGAATTAGGTAATGGCGACAATCTGTATTAGACTGTCCTCAGCGGCGGCACAGTTTGCATCCGTCGCCTGAGAGACTCCCGTGCTCCCGCTTTTCCCATTTTGGGGAGCTACCCTTGCGTATATTTTCGTTTTACATTCATGATAGCCGGTACAGTGTGCCGACTCTTCAACTCGTGGATGCGATCGACGAGGATCGCGCCCGTGAAATGGCCCAGGCGCGGCTGGATGAATCCATGGCCCACCTCGCCGTCGAGGTTCGCGAAGATGACAACCGCCTGTTCGAACTGACACGCGACTAGGCGCCGGTATTCGGCCCTCCGAGGCCCCCTCTTGCCAAGAATACGGTTCCGCACCACTATCTCCGCTCAAAGGCCCCCTGCCGGCGAAAACCGGCGGGGGCTTTTTCGTTTCTGGAGAGCCCACGGGCCAACTGAGCATGTCCCTTAATCGTCAAGGTCACATTCGTCTGACGTCCCACCCGGGCGTCGGCGGCGCGAGCCGTTTCCCCCTGACCTGGGGAGCCCCCACCGCGCAGGAACGCGGACCGGTGGTGGCCACCGTCAATTCCGGCGTCGATCGCAACGCCATCGGCGCCCACGGCGGCGCCTACAGCGTCTATCGGGCGCTGGCCATTTCTTCGGGCGCCATGAACCCGCTGGTCCGCCCCGACCTGACCGACACCTCGCCGGTCGTCGAAATCGGTCCGCACGATCAGTGGCTGAACGCCGAGAAGATCGTCAGCCTCGACCCCTGGGGCCACCGGGTGGCCCAGGATTTCGGTGGCCTGATCGCCGAGGGCGTCGATATCCGGCCGACCATCGCCATCACCAAGGCGCGGCTGAACCTTCCGGAGATCACCGAGGCGATCAACGCCGGCCGGCTGAAGATCGACGGTGACATCGTCCACGAAAGCCACGACGTGGCGGTCACCAAGGCGGCCATCGACCCGGTCTGGTACCTGCCCGGCATCGCCGAGCGGTTCGATGTCGAGGAAACCCAGCTGCGCCGCACCCTGTTCGAACAGACCGGCGGTATGTATCCCGAGCTGGTCACCCGGCCGGACCTCAAGGTCTTCCTGCCCCCGATCGGCGGCATCACCCTCTACATCTTCGGCGACCCGGCCTTCATCGGTCGCGGCGACAAGCGCCTGACCTGCCGCGTGCACGACGAGTGCAACGGCTCGGACGTCTTCGGCTCCGACATCTGCACCTGCCGCCCCTACCTCACGCACGGTATCGAGGAGTGCGTGCAGGAGGCCCAGAACGGCGGCTCGGGCCTGATCGTCTATAACCGCAAGGAAGGCCGGGCGCTCGGCGAGGTGACCAAGTTCCTCGTCTACAACGCCCGCAAGCGCCAGCCCGGCGGCGACCAGGCGGCCACCTACTTCGAGCGCACCGAATGTGTCGCCGGGGTGCAGGACGCCCGTTTCCAGCAGCTGATGCCCGACATCATCCACTGGCTGGGCATCAGGAAGATCGACCGCTTCGTCTCGATGTCGAACA
The nucleotide sequence above comes from Caulobacter sp. NIBR1757. Encoded proteins:
- a CDS encoding glycine zipper 2TM domain-containing protein; amino-acid sequence: MKSKKTITIALASILVASTAIPATALAQYRRATPAPAPTPAQTYEQWLDQQEDYRREQQEYEAARREWQQREAAYQQRQASYQQRRADYEQRRAQWERDRAEYDRRNGYGAYVRRYGDWRYDPDGRTAGGYGNDRGGYGNDRGGRDYYADWRDERCERREDRSKVVGGLIGALAGAAIGNNVAATNSQTEGTVLGALVGGAIGANIGDKVADCDDDGYYYTYAQTYEYREPRYRSGERSGRYDRSWYINNRCRLAVAPTEYGGRSDYRYVRVCPDRRGRYRITG
- a CDS encoding adenosine deaminase, producing MSDLDAFIAGLPKAELHLHIEGSLEPEQMFEFGRRNRVDMPFKSVEDVRAAYEFSNLQDFLDIYYQGAGVLQTEEDFHDLAVAYFDRLAADGGVHAEIFFDPQTHTDRGLPFSVAADGLLAGMRTAETKHGISSKLILCFLRHLEEDAAFDTLRAAEPYLDRIAGVGLDSSEVGHPPSKFANVYKAAGERGLLKVAHAGEEGPPEYVWEALDLLKVDRIDHGNRSLEDAALTARLAAMDMTLTVCPLSNHKLCVVEDMTRHPLKRMLDLGLHATINSDDPAYFGGYVGDNYRAVAGSLGLTKEELVLLARNSFTGSFLDEERVALHLQAIDAYVAAN
- a CDS encoding GTP cyclohydrolase II; translation: MSLNRQGHIRLTSHPGVGGASRFPLTWGAPTAQERGPVVATVNSGVDRNAIGAHGGAYSVYRALAISSGAMNPLVRPDLTDTSPVVEIGPHDQWLNAEKIVSLDPWGHRVAQDFGGLIAEGVDIRPTIAITKARLNLPEITEAINAGRLKIDGDIVHESHDVAVTKAAIDPVWYLPGIAERFDVEETQLRRTLFEQTGGMYPELVTRPDLKVFLPPIGGITLYIFGDPAFIGRGDKRLTCRVHDECNGSDVFGSDICTCRPYLTHGIEECVQEAQNGGSGLIVYNRKEGRALGEVTKFLVYNARKRQPGGDQAATYFERTECVAGVQDARFQQLMPDIIHWLGIRKIDRFVSMSNMKYDALAHGGIEIGERVPIPDYLVPDDASVEMEAKKAAGYYTPEGAPSAEELSKVVGRGLDKF